From Clarias gariepinus isolate MV-2021 ecotype Netherlands chromosome 2, CGAR_prim_01v2, whole genome shotgun sequence, one genomic window encodes:
- the tnni2a.2 gene encoding troponin I type 2a (skeletal, fast), tandem duplicate 2 isoform X1 translates to MTEHKKMSMSRKHSIKSLMLQVARDLLEVEAEEKVKERKTYMDEHCPTLCLPSSKEGLQALCKELHEKIIVIDEERYNLEVKANMVVDEVKDLSIKIVDLKGKFKKPPLKKVRMSADAMLQALLGSKHKVNLDLRANLKQVKKEVKEEDKELRDVGDWRKSIEDKAGMGGRKKMFETES, encoded by the exons ATGACTGA aCACAAAAAAATGTCCATGAGTCGGAAACACAGTATAAAG AGCTTAATGCTTCAGGTTGCAAGAGATTTGTTAGAAGTTGAAGCTGAAGAGAAAGTAAAAGAGAGGAAGACATACATGGATGAACACTGCCCTACTCTTTGTTTACCCAGCAGCAAGGAGGGGTTACAG GCACTGTGCAAAGAGCTGCATGAAAAGATCATTGTTATTGATGAAGAACGTTACAATCTGGAAGTCAAAGCCAATATGGTTGTGGATGAA GTTAAAGATTTGAGtataaaaattgtagacctaaAAGGCAAATTTAAGAAACCTCCTCTAAAGAAAGTACGTATGTCAGCTGATGCTATGCTTCAAGCTCTGCTCGGCTCCAAACACAAGGTGAACCTGGACCTGAGGGCCAACCTGAAACAAGTGAAGAAGGAGGTCAAGGAGGAG GATAAGGAATTACGTGATGTTGGTGACTGGCGTAAAAGTATTGAAGACAAGGCTGGCATGGGTGGAAGAAAAAAGATGTTTGAGACTGAGTCTTGA
- the tnni2a.2 gene encoding troponin I type 2a (skeletal, fast), tandem duplicate 2 isoform X2, with translation MQYITSLLLSCLCLYLTEDCQHFYVLFLCITVIREQRQAANMTEHKKMSMSRKHSIKSLMLQVARDLLEVEAEEKVKERKTYMDEHCPTLCLPSSKEGLQALCKELHEKIIVIDEERYNLEVKANMVVDEVKDLSIKIVDLKGKFKKPPLKKVRMSADAMLQALLGSKHKVNLDLRANLKQVKKEVKEEDKELRDVGDWRKSIEDKAGMGGRKKMFETES, from the exons ATGCAATATATAACTTCTTTGCTCCTCAGCTGCCTGTGTCTCTATCTGACAGAAGATTGTCAGCACTTT TATGTGCTCTTTCTTTGTATTACTGTCATTAGGGAACAAAGACAAGCAGCCAACATGACTGA aCACAAAAAAATGTCCATGAGTCGGAAACACAGTATAAAG AGCTTAATGCTTCAGGTTGCAAGAGATTTGTTAGAAGTTGAAGCTGAAGAGAAAGTAAAAGAGAGGAAGACATACATGGATGAACACTGCCCTACTCTTTGTTTACCCAGCAGCAAGGAGGGGTTACAG GCACTGTGCAAAGAGCTGCATGAAAAGATCATTGTTATTGATGAAGAACGTTACAATCTGGAAGTCAAAGCCAATATGGTTGTGGATGAA GTTAAAGATTTGAGtataaaaattgtagacctaaAAGGCAAATTTAAGAAACCTCCTCTAAAGAAAGTACGTATGTCAGCTGATGCTATGCTTCAAGCTCTGCTCGGCTCCAAACACAAGGTGAACCTGGACCTGAGGGCCAACCTGAAACAAGTGAAGAAGGAGGTCAAGGAGGAG GATAAGGAATTACGTGATGTTGGTGACTGGCGTAAAAGTATTGAAGACAAGGCTGGCATGGGTGGAAGAAAAAAGATGTTTGAGACTGAGTCTTGA